GAACCAGCTTCGTGTGGTGGCATCGAATCACCTTCAACGGGAAATCCGCGGTGTTTTCCAGGTCCTAAAAAAGGAAGTGTAATCTGCTGTAAACTTTCGATATATTCCGGATCAGCATATCCGTTTAGATAACCTGCTTTTGCTTTTTGAGATACAATTTCGATATAATTTTCTCCAAAACTATCCACTTGAATTGGTAAAATAAGTCGATTGCCTTCCAGTTTTATCAAATTTTGGACATCAATTTTGCGTATATCGACAGATAATATCAAATCAATACTCATATGAAAATACAAGGCAATCTTCTTTAAAATATCATACGGAGCTTCTGAAGTTCCATCTTCGTATTTTACATATCTTCCTCTTGTAATGCTAAGGTTTTCGGCTAATTTCTCTTGTGATATTTTATGCTTAACCCTTAACGCTCTGATGTTGTCTGAAAATAAGGACATAATTAATTTGTTATAATTTAGAACATCAAATATATAAAAAAATGTTCTAATCTGTGCTAATTTTGTTTCATACAAAAACAAAGGAAAATGGCAAGGGCAATTGTACATATGGATCTGGATACCTTTTTTGTATCCTGTGAGCGACTCACAAATTCGCAACTCGAGGGAATTCCGCTTATTATTGGCGGTGGCGATCGTGGTGTTGTTGCATCTTGTTCATACGAAGCCCGTCGTTTTGGCGTTCGTTCTGCCATGCCAATTCGTATGGCAATGAAACTTTGTCCAGACGCAAAAATCATGAAAGGTGATATCGAATTATATTCCCGATTATCTCATGATGTTACCGAAATTCTTCAGGAAAAAGCACCTGTTTTGGAAAAAGCAAGCATTGATGAATTTTATCTTGATATTACCGGAATGGACCGTTTTCACGGAAGTTATAAATGGACAGATGAGTTGGCACAAAAAGTAATTAAAGAAACGGGGCTACCTATTAGTTTTTCTTTGTCCATCAATAAAACCGTTTCTAAAATTGCAACAGGCGAAGGCAAACCAAGAGGAAATCTTGAGATTCCGGAACAGGACGTTCAGGCATTTTTGAATCCGTTATCAATTCAGAAAATCCCAATGGTAGGAACGGTAACATTTCAGCTTTTATCCCGAATTGGTGTTCGCACCATTCAGACTTTATCTGAAATGCCTGCCGAAGTTTTGCAACAAATGATTGGTAAAAATGGTCTCGATATCTGGAAAAAAGCCCATGGAATTGACCATACACCTGTAGAACCTTATAACGAGAGAAAATCTATTTCGACTGAACATACTTTTACTCAGGATACAATCGATATTATAAAGCTAAAAAGAATCCTTCAGGGAATGGTGGAAAAACTGGCATTTCAATTAAGATCTGAACAATGGCTAACCTCAACAATTACAGTAAAAATTCGTTATGCCAATTTTGATACTGAGACCAAGCAATCCAAAATCGCTTATACATCAGCAGATCATATTCTGAACAAAAATGCAGCCGATTTATTCGATAAAGTATATCAGCGTCGTATGCGTCTTCGCTTAATTGGTGTTCGTTTCAGCGGATTGGTGCGCGGAACCTATCAAATCAATCTTTTTGAAGATACTCAGGAAATGCTTTCACTATATGCCGCTATGGATAAAATGAAAAGCCGTTATGGTTTTGATGCCGTAATGCGCTGTGCAGGAGCTTCTATTAAACCGAATACGAAAGACGAAATTTTAAAACGCATCAAATAACATGTATCTTAATTGTCATTCTTTTCATTCTTTGCGTTACGGCACAATTTCTCTTGATAAACTTATCGGGCAAGCTGTTTCTTGTGGCGTAAAAGCAATGGCTCTAACAGATATTAATACTGTAACAGGAATTTATGATTTTATAAGAGAATGTGAGAAAAACGAAATAAAGCCTCTTGTTGGAATGGAATTTCGTTGTAATCATCAATTGCGCTATATTGGATTGGCAAAAAATGCTGAAGGTTTAGCCGAAATGAATCGTTTTTTAACGGACCATAATTTCAGTGGAGAAGCTTTGCCTTTTCGTGCTCCTGAATTTAAATCAACTTTTGTTATTTATACTTTAGAAAATGCTCCTGAAAAACTACATGAAAATGAATTTATCGGAGTTCGTCCTCAAGAAGTTTCAGGTCTTCTAACTTCAAAACATAAAAATAAAATCTCTAAAATGGTTGTTTTGCAACCTGTGACTTTTACCAATAAAACAGAATACAATCTGCATAAAATTCTTCGGGCAATTGATACCAATATTATTTTATCAAAACTTACTGAATCTGATTATTGCAAAACTTCAGATATCATGCAGCCTGTAGAATCTCTTTTGCCATTCTACGAAAATTACCCCGAAATTGTATTAAACACACAACGTATTATTGATGATTGTAATTTTCAATATGAATTTGGTGTTCCAAGAAATAAAAAATTTTATACTGAAAACCGTCAGAGCGACATAAAAAAACTAACCGAATTGGCAATGGAAGGTTTTGAATGGCGTTATGGAAAAGAAAACACAATTGCCAGAAGACGCGTCGAAAAAGAATTAAAAGTTATTGATGAACTGGAATTCAGTGGTTATTTTTTAATTACCTGGGATATCATTCAATTCAGCAACAGCCAGGGATTTATGCACATTGGACGCGGAAGCGGCGCCAACAGCATTATAGCCTACTGTCTCGGCATTACAGATATATGTCCGATCGAACTTGATCTGTATTTTGAGCGTTTTTTAAACCTCAACCGAAAAAGCCCTCCCGATTTTGATATTGACTGGAGCTGGCAGGAACGTGATATAATCCTGAAATATATATTTAAAAAATACGGTAAAGAACATGTTGCCTTTTGTGGCACCAATGTCGAATTTAAATACCGGTCTATTTTCAGGGAAGTTGGAAAAGTTTTTGGTCTTCCGAAAGAAGAACTCGATATGCTGGCTAAAAATCCTATGACATTGCATGAAACAAACAAAATTGTAAAACTGGTTCAGCAATACGGAATGTTACTCGAAAAATACCCCAATCAACGCAGCATGCATTCCTGCGGGATTATTATTTCTGAAGAACCTATTACAAATTATACCCCTCTGGAAATGCCTCCAAAAGGATTTCCGATTGTGCTTTTTGATATGCATATTGCGGAAGAAATTGGTTTTGAAAAATTTGACATTCTAAGTCAGCGTGGTATTGGCCATATTGACGACAGCGTAAAACTAATTGCCAAAAATCAAGGTATAAAAGTAGATATTCGAAATACTTCGATTTCTAAAGATGAAACTGTATGCAATGCTTATCTGGCAAAAGGAAATACCATAGGCTGTTTTTATATCGAAAGTCCCGCTATGCGAGGTTTATTACGCCGACTGAATTGTGATAATTACAAAATTCTGGTTGCCGCATCTTCTATCATCCGTCCCGGCGTTGCACAATCCGGAATGATGAAAGAATATATTTTTCGTCATAATAACCCGAATCAATTTGAATATTTTCATGAAGTTTTCAAAGAACAGCTTGGCGAAACTTACGGTATTATGGTATATCAGGAAGATGTTATCAAAATCGCTTTGCATTACGGCGGACTTCCTGCGGCTGATGGCGATATTCTGCGTCGCGCTATGTCTGGAAAAGGACGCTCTAAAGAAGCTTTGCAAAAAGTAAAAGATAATTTCTTTTCCTGCTGTGCACAAAAAGGACATCCCGAAGTTTTGAGTCAGGAAATTTACCGTCAGATTGAATCTTTTGCAGGATATTCTTTCTGTAAAGCGCACTCGGCTTCATACGCTGTCGAGAGTTATCAGAGTTTATATCTAAAAGTGTATTACCCTGTAGAATTTATGACAGCGGTAATCAACAATCAGGGTGGTTTTTACAGAACCGAAGTTTATGTACATGAAGCCCGAATGTCTGGTGGCACCATTCATAATCCTTGTGTAAATAAAAGCGAATATCAAACGACTTTATACGGCACTGATATTTATCTCGGTTTTATGCATTTACAGAGCCTGGAGTCTAAAATTGCTCATTTAATTGAATCTGACAGGGAAAAAAATGGCGAATATCTTTCTTTAGAAAATTTCATCAATCGTATTCCGATAGGTATTGAAGGCGTAAAAATACTGATTTTCATTGGAGCATTTCGTTTTACCGGAAAAACCAAAAATCAGCTTTTAGTCATTGCAAGTTTGCTTTTAAACAATTTCAAACCAGAAAACAGAAATCTCATGCTCTTGCAGGAACCTGTTAAAGAATATAAACTTCCAACTCTGGAGCGTTCGGTTTTTGAAGATGCTTTTGATGAAATTGAACTTTTAAGCTTCCCCGTTTCCTGCAGTGTTTTTGATTTATTACAAACCAAACATCGCGGTGATATTATGGCAAAAGACTTAGTAAAATATCATAAAAGACAAATCAGAATGTTGGCGTATTTAATTTCAAGAAAACATGTTCCTACTAAAAAAGGAGCAATGTATTTTGGCACCTGGATTGATCACGAGGGGACTTATTTTGATACGGCACATTTTCCGGATAGCCTGGCGCAGTACCCTTTTCAGGGTGGAGGCTGTTATCTATTGTTAGGCAATGTCGAAGTCGATTACCACTTCCCTACCATTACGATTAGTAAAATGGCAAAAATGCCTTTTATTCCTGATCCTCGATATATGGATGCTAAAGATCAGTATCAAACACAAAATCAGATTAAAGAAGATGTTAGCCTCACACATAGAAAACCGTATCCTTCAGGACATGAGATTAACATTCCAAGACACCGACTGAAATTTTAAACAACAGAAACAGAACATTTTACGTTATATACAAATGAAGAATCAGGAATATGCCATAGTCGATATCGAAACCACAGGTGGTAATGCCAGTGGAAGCCGTATTACAGAAATTGCCATTATCATTCATGACGGTACAAATGTTCTGGATCGTTATGAAACACTTGTTAATCCACAGCAGGAGATACCACCTTCTATTTTTGGATTAACAGGAATTAATAACGAAATGGTTGCTAATGCACCAATCTTTGATGATATTTCAGAAAAAGTTTTA
The sequence above is drawn from the Flavobacterium sp. N2038 genome and encodes:
- a CDS encoding DNA polymerase III subunit alpha, with translation MYLNCHSFHSLRYGTISLDKLIGQAVSCGVKAMALTDINTVTGIYDFIRECEKNEIKPLVGMEFRCNHQLRYIGLAKNAEGLAEMNRFLTDHNFSGEALPFRAPEFKSTFVIYTLENAPEKLHENEFIGVRPQEVSGLLTSKHKNKISKMVVLQPVTFTNKTEYNLHKILRAIDTNIILSKLTESDYCKTSDIMQPVESLLPFYENYPEIVLNTQRIIDDCNFQYEFGVPRNKKFYTENRQSDIKKLTELAMEGFEWRYGKENTIARRRVEKELKVIDELEFSGYFLITWDIIQFSNSQGFMHIGRGSGANSIIAYCLGITDICPIELDLYFERFLNLNRKSPPDFDIDWSWQERDIILKYIFKKYGKEHVAFCGTNVEFKYRSIFREVGKVFGLPKEELDMLAKNPMTLHETNKIVKLVQQYGMLLEKYPNQRSMHSCGIIISEEPITNYTPLEMPPKGFPIVLFDMHIAEEIGFEKFDILSQRGIGHIDDSVKLIAKNQGIKVDIRNTSISKDETVCNAYLAKGNTIGCFYIESPAMRGLLRRLNCDNYKILVAASSIIRPGVAQSGMMKEYIFRHNNPNQFEYFHEVFKEQLGETYGIMVYQEDVIKIALHYGGLPAADGDILRRAMSGKGRSKEALQKVKDNFFSCCAQKGHPEVLSQEIYRQIESFAGYSFCKAHSASYAVESYQSLYLKVYYPVEFMTAVINNQGGFYRTEVYVHEARMSGGTIHNPCVNKSEYQTTLYGTDIYLGFMHLQSLESKIAHLIESDREKNGEYLSLENFINRIPIGIEGVKILIFIGAFRFTGKTKNQLLVIASLLLNNFKPENRNLMLLQEPVKEYKLPTLERSVFEDAFDEIELLSFPVSCSVFDLLQTKHRGDIMAKDLVKYHKRQIRMLAYLISRKHVPTKKGAMYFGTWIDHEGTYFDTAHFPDSLAQYPFQGGGCYLLLGNVEVDYHFPTITISKMAKMPFIPDPRYMDAKDQYQTQNQIKEDVSLTHRKPYPSGHEINIPRHRLKF
- a CDS encoding XRE family transcriptional regulator, whose translation is MSLFSDNIRALRVKHKISQEKLAENLSITRGRYVKYEDGTSEAPYDILKKIALYFHMSIDLILSVDIRKIDVQNLIKLEGNRLILPIQVDSFGENYIEIVSQKAKAGYLNGYADPEYIESLQQITLPFLGPGKHRGFPVEGDSMPPHEAGSIIIGRYVEKLGEVMDGKTYILITKNEGMVYKRLNKNKKNALVLESDNSFYPNYEVKASDILEIWEYECNIGRSDKKQEMTETGAMKDLLLELKREVREIKNNTSNT
- the dinB gene encoding DNA polymerase IV, whose translation is MARAIVHMDLDTFFVSCERLTNSQLEGIPLIIGGGDRGVVASCSYEARRFGVRSAMPIRMAMKLCPDAKIMKGDIELYSRLSHDVTEILQEKAPVLEKASIDEFYLDITGMDRFHGSYKWTDELAQKVIKETGLPISFSLSINKTVSKIATGEGKPRGNLEIPEQDVQAFLNPLSIQKIPMVGTVTFQLLSRIGVRTIQTLSEMPAEVLQQMIGKNGLDIWKKAHGIDHTPVEPYNERKSISTEHTFTQDTIDIIKLKRILQGMVEKLAFQLRSEQWLTSTITVKIRYANFDTETKQSKIAYTSADHILNKNAADLFDKVYQRRMRLRLIGVRFSGLVRGTYQINLFEDTQEMLSLYAAMDKMKSRYGFDAVMRCAGASIKPNTKDEILKRIK